A stretch of DNA from Brevibacterium sp. CBA3109:
CCTCCACTGCTCCGGAGATCGGGTCCGGACCGTGGTAGACGACACCGTCGAGATCGAACAGCACACAGTCGATCGGTGCGCCCGATTCCTCAGGCGCACGTCGATCGACCGGGGATGCTGCGTTCGCGACTGGCGTCACTGATGACCGTTCAGCCGATAGGAGACGTTCGACTCCTCTGGCTTCGCGTTGTCAGGAGCCTTGAGGCTCGTGTCCGATTCTTCGGGTTCCGCGTGAGCTTCTTCGGAGGCTTCGGAAGTCTCCTCATCGGAGGCCTCGACTTCCTCAGCGTCCTCGAGCAGTTCGTCGAGTTCGGCTTCGATCTCCTCATCGGAGACCTTGACCTTCTTCAGTTCCTTCTCCGAGACATGTGTCTTCGACTTCGCCGGAATCTGATCGTCTCCAGCATCGTCTGCGACATCGTCCGCAACGGAGTCGTCTGCAACCACACTATCCGTGCCGGTGTCGTCAACCTCGGCGTCTGCTGCCTCAGCATCGGACTCGTCAACCGCCTGATCTTCATCGGCAGCATCGGTCTCGTCGGTGGCATCGGCAGCGTCATCCCCTGGCTCAATGAGCTCCTCATCGGGGACTTCTTCGACAGTCTCGATCTCCACGCCGAGGTTGGGGTCCGGTTCCTCGTCTCCGAAGAGGGTTCCCGTGGCCTTGGCAGTGCGACGTGACAGTTCTTCGTACTTGTCGGCCATCTCGGTTTCACCGTGCAGGCGCAGCAAGTCGGAATACGCGGCCATCAGTCGCACCAGTGCACCGCTTGGCTTCTGGGTGAAGTCTTCGGCTTCGATCAGAGCTCGTGCGCCCTTGAGGTCACCGAGGTCCGATTTCGCTCCGGCAGCAACAATGACGAGTTCGGTGCGAGCATCGTTGTCGAGTTCGAGCTCACCGGCGGACTCAAACAGTTCGATGGCCTTCTTAGGCTTGTCACGACCGCGTTCTGCATCGGCGATGAGCGCAATATTGTCGTTCGAACCGGAGATGCGTCGGTGCGTGCGCAGTTCGCGAACTGCCTCGTCGTACTTCTCCACGTGATAAGCGGCAATGCCGAGGGCTTCTCGGACCAGGCCGACGCGACCCGCACGGGCCATGGCCGCCTTCGCGTGTTCGTAGGCGCGTTCCGGATCGACATCCAGGAACCCTCCTGCGGAGACGAGGTGCTTGGCAACTGCTGCTGCGTTCTCTTTGTCAAGGGAACGCAACTGCCCCAGCAGCTCTTTGTCGAGCTCCTTACCGGTGACCTCTTCGGGAATCGGCGGCTCCTGGATCCGCGGCCGGCGCGCACGCTGCTCGCGTGCGTATTCGCCGGTATCAGTAGATCGCGTGGCCCTGCGGTCGTTATTGTTCCGACCGGAACCTCCGCGGTCTCCGCCGTCATCGTCACGACGTCGACTTCCTCCGCGATCATCGCGGCGGTTGCCCTGGTAACCACCACGACGCTCATCACGACGGTCGCCCCCGAAGCTGCGACGCTCACCATCGTTACTCCGATTGCCCTGGTAACCACCACGACGCTCACCGTCATTGCTCCGGTTACCCTGGTAACCGCCACGGCGGTCGTCGCGACGCTCACCATCGTTGCTCCGGTTACCTTGGTAACCACCGCGACTGTCATCACGACGGTCGCCACCAAAGCTGCGACGCTCACCATCGTTACTCCGGTTACCCTGGTAACCACCGCGACGGTCATCACGACGGTCGCCCCCGAAGCTGCGACGCTCACCATCGTTGCTGCGATTACCCTGGTAGCCCCCGCGACGCTCACCATCGTTACTCCGATTGCCCTGATAACCGCCACGACGCTCGCCGTCGTTACTCCGGTTACCCTGGTAACCACCGCGACTGTCATCACGACGGTCGGCCCCGAAGCTGCGACGCTCGCCGTCGTTACTCCGATTGCCCTGGTATCCGCCACGACGGTCACCGTCATTGCTGCGATTGCCCTGGTATCCGCCACGACGGTCACCGTCATTGCTCCGATTGCCCTGATAACCGCCACGACGCTCACCGTCGTTGCTCCGGTTACCCTGGTAGCCCCCACGACGCTCACCGTCATTGCTGCGATTACCCTGGTATCCGCCTCGGCGGTCGTCGCGACGATCGGAGTTACGTGACCCGCGCTCGTCCCGGGACTGGTGGGAGTCCTGTCGACGATTGTGATTGCTGTCGCGGTCTGAGCGGCGCCCGCCGTCCGAGCGGCGGTTGTGCTGGCTGTCTCGCGAATCCCCTGGGGCCACGATTCTCCCTATAAAGTCTTTTCAATGATTCCGCACCATTCTAGTCCACTCGAAACGGGTAAGTCCTGTGGGTGGGAACACGTATTGAATGCCAGCGGCGCACCTCGGTATCCGCGGTTCGCTGTCTTTCGCAGTCACCGGCCAGGCCGAAGCCGCACAATGCCTGGTCGGCGGTCGCCTCGATTCGACCGCCGGCCAGAGGGTGCATGATTAGGCGGAACACTCCCCTAATAGGAATTAGGTGCCAACAACAGCTCGGGATCGCTGTTAAGCGCTCTGTTAGAATCATGGCGAAGCGCCCCGTGGGCAAAGGGCTACGGGACGCACGGTCATCTCATCGCGGTCAGTAGGGGATTCATGAAGGCTGGTGTGGAAGATTCGAGCATTGTGGTCCAATCCTCGTCCGCCTCCGCATCAATGGTTTTATCACCCCTTAAAACTACATCCGCAATTGATCATCTCCGGAAAGCACGTCCTAATGATGGAGCGCAGCTTAGGCACCATCGCGGGATTACCTGCTCTTTCAACTCTCCTATCGACCTTCCGACAATTGTGCTCATTGTCACCGGAAACTCCGCGCACAGATCGCACGATGAGGCCCCACAGGGCAGCCGCGGAACCGGGCGCAGCGCAGACATAGGCGAGGGCACCGGGCGTCGTGCAAGGCCGCATGTGCGCACCGTATCGTCGGCTTTCTGTGATCCGGTTCATTCGATTGAGCATCGAATGCCCTTGTTCGCATATCGTGGCTTTCGGAAGCGTCACCACCAGCGCAAGGAGGAGGCATGCTGACAGCTTTGACTCCCACTTCGACATGGGTGGACCAGACAGCCTCAATCTCAACAACAAACACCATCAAGGAATAGGAGACATCGTGCCCAACACGCTTTTCATCGATGGACAGTGGGTTTCGGCCCAGAGCGGCGGGATCAGAGAGATCCACAATCCTGCCGACGGCAGTTTCGTCGCCGAGGTGGACGAAGCCAGCCCAGCCGACACCGAGCTCGCAATCGCTGCCGCCCGTCGGGCCTATGACTCGGGTGTATGGTCAAGCGTGCCCGCCAGCGAGCGGGGCGATCTTCTCCTCAAATTCGCGTCGGTCCTGCGTGAGCGCAAGGCCGAGTTCGCACGCGCCGAGTCACTCGACACGGGCAAGCGCTACGTCGAGTCCGAGATCGACATGGACGACATCGCCAACTGCTTCGACTACTTCGGCAAGCTTGCCGCCAACGACGCAGGCCGCGTCGTCGACGCCGGCACCGACACGGTCGCCAGCCGCATCGTCCACGAACCTGTCGGCGTCTGCGCCCTCATCACCCCCTGGAACTACCCGCTGCTGCAGGCCGCATGGAAGATCGCACCGTGCCTGGCAGCAGGCAACACGTTCATCCTCAAGCCTGCCGAACTCACGCCGCACACGGCGATTCTGACTCTGCAGGTGCTTGAAGAGCTGGGACTTCCTGCCGGAGTCGGCAACCTGATCCTCGGTGCCGGTGCGGATGCAGGGGCACCACTGTCAACACATGATGACATCGATATGGTCTCCTTCACCGGTGGCCTGGTCACGGGACGTCTCCTGGCGGCAAACGCAGCCGCGACCGTGAAGAAGATCGCCCTTGAGCTGGGCGGCAAGAACCCGAACGTCGTCTTCGCCGATGCCGACTTCGAAGCCGCTGTCGACAATGCGCTCAACGCCGCATTCGTCCATTCCGGTCAGGTCTGCTCCGCCGGAGCCCGACTGATCGTCGAAGACTCGATCGCGGAGAAGTTCGTCGATCGCCTCGTCGAACGTGCTCAGCAGATCCGCCTCGGCGGGCCCTTCGATGACAATGCTGAAACCGGACCCCTCATCTCTGCAGCCCACCGCGACAAGGTCACCGCCTACGTCGACAAGGGCGTCGCCGAAGGCGCCCGCGTGCGCTGCGGCGGCACGTGGGGCGAAGGCGAGCTGGAGAAGGGCTACTACTACCTGCCCACCATCCTCGACCAGGTCGAACGCGGAATGTCCGTGGTCTCTGACGAAGCCTTCGGTCCCGTCGTCACCGTCGAGACCTTCTCCTCAGTCGACGAGGCAGTAGAGATCGCCAACGACACCTACTACGGCCTGGCCGGAGCAGTCTGGAGCCAGGATGCGGGCAAGACCCAGCTGGTCGCCCAGCGTCTTCGCCACGGAACCATCTGGATCAACGACTTCCACCCCTACCTGCCACAGGCGGAGTGGGGCGGATACAAGCAGTCGGGCTCCGGCCGCGAGTTGGGACCGACCGGTTTGGCCGAATACCAGGAAGCCAAGCACATCTACCAGAATCTCGAGCCAGCCGTCACCGGCTGGTTCCCCGATCACAGCAAATAAGGAGAGTCGGAACGTGGAAACTACTCATAGCTTTGACTATGTTGTCGTGGGCGGAGGCTCCGCGGGCGCTGCCGTCGCAGCACGCCTCAGCGAGGATCCCGAGGTCAGCGTCGGCCTCCTGGAAGCAGGCCCGACCGATGTCGGCCAAGACATGGTTCTGCGCCTCAACCGGTGGATGGAACTGCTCGAGTCCGGATTCGACTGGGACTACCCCATCGAGAAGCAGGAGCACGGCAACTCGTTCATGCGCCATGCCCGCGCGAAGGTCCTCGGCGGCTGCTCGTCTCACAACTCGTGCATCGCCTTCTGGGCGCCGCGGGAGGACCTGGACGACTGGGAAACCAAGTTCGGCGCCACCGGATGGGGCTCGAAGGACACCTTCGGCCTGTACAAGAAGCTCGAGACCAACGAGCTCCCAGGTGACCACCACGGCCATGACGGTCCCGTGCACCTGATGAATGTGCCACCGGCCGATCCGTGCGGTATTGCCCTGCTCGACGCCTGTGAACAGGAGGGCATCCCCCGGGTTCAGTTCAACGAGGGTAAAACAGTCATCAACGGTGCCAACTTCTTCCAGGTCAACCGCAAGGCAGACGGCACGCGTTCGTCGTCCTCGGTGTCCTACCTGCACCCGATCCTCGACCGTGAGAATCTCACGATCCTCACCGACACTCAGGCCAAGGAGCTCGAGTTCGATGCCGAGGAGAACTGCACAGGGGTCCTCGTCGTCAACAATGCCTTCGGTCATACCAAGCGCATCGAGGCCAAACGCGAGGTCATCGTCTCCTCCGGTGCGATCAACACGCCTCAGCTGCTCATGCTCTCGGGCATCGGACCAAAGGATCACCTCGCCGAGGTCGGAGTCGACGTCCGCGTGGATTCGCCGGGAGTCGGTGAACACCTGCAGGACCATCCCGAGGGTGTGATCTCCTGGGAGGCTAAGAAGCCGATGGTCGAAGACTCCACTCAGTGGTGGGAGGCCGGCATCTTCACCCCCACCGAGGAGGGCTTGGATCGCCCCGACCTGATGATGCACTACGGTTCTGTGCCATTCGACATGCATACTCTCCGCCAGGGGTACCCGACCGCGGAGAACACGTTCTGCCTGACACCGAATGTCACGCATGCCCGTTCGCGCGGAACGGTGCGCCTGCGCTCACGTGACTTCAGGGATAAGCCGCACGTTGATCCTCGGTATTTCACCGATCCTGAGGGCCACGACATGCGGGTGATGATCGCCGGAATTCGCAAGGCCCGCGCGATCGTCTCGCAGGATGCCATGTCCGAGTGGGCCGGTGAAGAGCTGTTCCCCGGCAAGGACGTCCAGACCGATGCGCAGATCGAGGACTACATCACCCGCACCCACAACACCGTCTACCACCCAGTGGGCACGGCACGGATGGGTGCCGCCGATGATCAGTCCTCGCCTTTGGACCCTCAGCTGCGGGTCAAGGGCGTCAACCGCCTGCGCGTCGTCGATGCCTCCGCAATGCCGGAGATCACGACGGTCAACCCGAACATCACGGTCATGATGATGGGTGAGAAGTGTGCAGAGATGATCAAGGCAGGAAACTGACCCAGTCGCGAGGCTGCGCAAGAGCCAGCGTCATCGCATAGACAACGGGGCTGAACCGATTCAAGTATCGGTTCAGCCCCGTTGTCGTCTAAGGAACCGGTCATGGTCGTGAGTCCAGGTCGTTCAGCGGGTGTGAACCCGAGAGCTGCTCACTCCTGACCTGTTCCCTCACTCCTGACCTGTTCCCTCGCTGCTGGACTTTTCTGCGCTGCCGGTGCGGGAGGCCAGGGTTGAGGGCCGTTTGCCCTTGCCTTTGCCCTTGGCCGGGTCGGCATAGGGATCGCGGAATGTTGGCGCCGGTTCGACTGGTTCGGGAGCTGTGACGACTTCGACCTCATCGTCATACTCGTGACCGAACTCGTCGTCGCCCTCTCTGCGTTCGACTTCCTCGGGTGGCAGAACCTTCTTCCATCTGCGCATGCGGACCCGGGGAAGGTCACCGGCGTCTTCGCGCAGAGCTCGCATCAGGGCGTAGATCTGGAAGTAGGCGATGACGAAGAAGGGCAGACCCACGAGGATGATCGTGGACTGGAGTGCTTCGAGGCCCCCGGATCCGGAGAAGACCAGCAGCGCGGCGGTGACGACGGCAACGGCCAGCGCCCAGAAGATGCGCTGAGGCAGCGGGTTGAAGTCTTCATGACCGTTGTTCATCGTGTCGACGACGAGTGCCGCGGAATCCACCGAGGTGACGAAGAAGATGACCACGATGATGATGGCGATGATCGACACCACTCCCGACAGCGGATAGTGCTCAAGGAATGCGAACAGGGCTCCGGGGATGTCACCGTCTCCGACGACACGGTCGACGAGACCTCCACCCTTGTTCATCTCAATGTCGAAGGACGCATAGCCGAACACGCCGAACCAGATCACGGAGAACGCTGACGGGATGGCCAGGACGCCGATGACGAACTGGCGAATCGTCCGGCCACGGGAGATCCGTGCAATGAAGATGCCGACGAACGGTGACCAGGTGATGGTCCATGCCCAATAGAACACGGTCCAGCTGCTCTGCCAACCTGTGTCTGCGAAGGTGTCGTTCCACAGGGCCAGTTCGGGCAGGGACTGGATATAGGTGCCAAGCGACTCGAAGATGCCTCGCGCCATGAACAGGGTCGGGCCGAGGACGATGATGAAGATCAGAAGCAGAATGGCCACGACGATGTTGATGTTGGACAACACCTTGATGCCCTTGTCCAGGCCCAGCGACACAGAGATCGTTGCCAGTCCGCAGACGACGCCGATGATGATGAGCTGCCACAGCGCGTTCTCCGGAATTCCGAGAACCTGGGCCAGACCACCGTTGATCTGGAGTGTTCCGAGCCCGATGGATACGGCGACTCCGAAGACAGTGCCGATGATCGCCACGACGTCGATGGTCTTACCGATCGGTCCGTGGATGCGTTCACCCAGGATGGGTTGGAAGATCGAGCTGACGCGCGGCGGGAGATTGCGTTTGTGGATGAAGTAGGCGAAGCACAGCGCCGGCAGGGTGAAGATCGTCCAGGTGTGCAGCGTGAAGTGGTAATAGGTGAAGTTCATGGCATCCACCGCGGCTTCGACGCTGCCCGGTTCGATTCCAAGGGACGCCCGGGGAGGGTCACCGAAGTGGCTGACCGGTTCTGCGACGCCCCAGAACATGAGGATGGATCCGATGCCAGCGGCGAAGAGCATGGCGAACCAGGCGCCGTTGGAGTGCTCGGGTGCTTCGTTGTCGGGACCAAGCTTCGCCCGCCCGTATCGCGACGCTGCGATGTAGATGAGGAACACCAGGAAGACTGTGACACCGAGGATGTAGAACCATCCCAGGTTTCTTAGCAGCCAATCCGACGCAACCGAGACTCCTGCGTCGAGGGCATCGGTGAAGAAGATGGTTCCAAGGACAAACAGAATGATGACTGCGGCCGATGAGAAGAAGATCGCAGGATTCGTTCGAAGCCTGAGGCTATCGTGCAAGCGATTGAGCATGTGCGTTGCCTTCCTATGCTGTGTGCGGTCCACATTACCGATGGGACCTGCACAGACTACAAACCGACCTGTTACAGCTGTATATCGATGCAGCCGAAGGATGCGGGTGCCTCGAAGAAACTTCGCACTACCCTACTTCACTCCAAGCGCTCCGTGCATGGATCTGTGAACCAAATTCATGAGCCCAGGCTGGGTCGTCTGGGCTGTCTTTGGCACGTGACATCGGGAGTGCGCACCGGCGCAAAAGAGCATAAAAATGGGGGTCCGTCAAACGACGGACCCCCCCCCCCCCCCCCCCCCCCCCATAAATAAAGAAGGAGGGGGAGTGTTCGCTGAACCAAATCAGCGAGCACTCCCCCTCCCAAAGAATATTGCGGCAGTCACTTACTCTCCCACAACCACCAAGTTGCAGTACCATCAGCGCGAATGGGCTTAGCTACCGGGATCGGAACGGTTAACCGGGCGTTTCCCCACCACTATCACCACCGCAAAACCAACAAACCAACTACCACCCCAAGAACACACAGTCCTCAAAGAGTCAGTAGCGGTCCAAGAACCGTACAGCGAACGCGAACACCACACATAACGTGACTCATCACAAAGAACGTCTCGTGAAACCCTACACATGTTACTCACACACACCAACCACAATAAAGGATTGTATGAGTGATCGGCGTATTAGTACCAGTCAACTCCACACCTCACGATGCTTCCATACCCGGCCTATCAAACCCATAATCTATAGGACACCTCACCCCCAACAAGTGGGGTTGGAAATCTCATCTCGAAGCAGGCTTCCCGCTTAGATGCTTTCAGCGGTTATCCTTCCCGAACGTAGCCAACCAGCCATGCACCTGGCGGTACAACTGGCACACCAGAGGTTCGTCCGTCCCGGTCCTCTCGTACTAAGGACAGGCCTCCACAAATTTCCTACGCACGCAGCGGATAGGGACCGAACTGTCTCACGACGTTCTAAACCCAGCTCGCGTACCGCTTTAATGGGCGAACAGCCCAACCCTTGGGACCGACTACAGCCCCAGGATGCGACGAGCCGACATCGAGGTGCCAAACCATGCCGTCGATATGGACTCTTGGGCAAGATCAGCCTGTTATCCCCGAGGTACCTTTTATCCGTTGAGCGACCACGCTTCCACAAGCCATGGCCGGGTCACTAGTCCCAGCTTTCGCTCCTGCTCGACACGTCCGTCTCACAGTCAAGCTCCCTTGTGCACTTACACTCGACACCTGATTGCCAACCAGGCTGAGGGAACCTTTGGGCGCCTCCGTTACTCTTTAGGAGGCAACCGCCCCAGTTAAACTACCCATCAGGCACTGTCCCTGAACCCGATCAGGGTCCGAAGTTAAGAAATCCAGTATAGTCAGAGTGGTATTTCACTTGACGACTCCACCCCCACTAGCGTGAAGGTCTCACAGTCTCCCACCTATCCTACACAAACCACACCGAATCCCAATACCAAACTATAGTGAAGGTCTCGGGGTCTTTCCGTCCTGCTGCGCGTAACGAGCATCTTTACTCGTAATGCAATTTCGCCGAGTTCGTGGTTGAGACAGCAGAGAAGTCGTTACGCCATTCGTGCAGGTCGGAACTTACCCGACAAGGAATTTCGCTACCTTAGGATGGTTATAGTTACCACCGCCGTTTACTGGGGCTTAAATTCTCCGCTTCACCCCCCTCAAGGGGTTAACGAGTCCTCTTAACCTTCCAGCACCGGGCAGGCGTCAGTCCGTATACATCGACTTACATCTTCGCACGGACCTGTGTTTTTAATAAACAGTCGCTTCTCTCTGGCCTCTGCGACCACCACCAGCACATCACCAAGCAAGTTGGCTTCACCGGGATGGTCCCCCTTCTCCCGAAGTTACGGGGGCATTTTGCCGAGTTCCTTAACCACGATTCTCTCGATCACCTTAGTATTCTCTACCTGACCACCTGTGTCGGTTATAGGGTACGGGCAACACACAACCTCACGCCGATGCTTTTCTCGGCAGCATAGGATCACCAGATCACCCCACCAAAATGGGGCGCCCATCAGCTCTCACACTCAATGTGGGGACGGATTTACCTACCCCCACGTGCTACGACCTTAGACCACGACTACCATCGCGTGGCCTGGCTACCTTCCTGCGTCACACCTCGCGCTTACCGACTCCACACTCAGGTCCCACACCACACACCAACCAGACATCCGAAGACATCACGGGCATGTGACATGGTTAGTATCACGTGTTTTGGTATTGACGGTTATGCGTCGGTACCAGAATATCAACTGGTTGTCCATCGACTACGCCTGTCGGCCTCGCCTTAGGTCCCGACTTACCCAGGGCGGATTAGCCTAGCCCTGGAACCCTTGGTCATCCGGTGGACGGGTTTCTCACCCGTCTTTCGCTACTCATGCCTGCATTCTCACTCGTACCGGCTCCACCACTCGTTCACACGGCGACTTCACTGCCAGCACGACGCTCCCCTACCCAACACCCCACCATTACGGCTTATTGGGATGCTGCCACAACTTCGGCGGTGTACTTAGCCCCGCTACATTATCGGCGCTCAATCACTTGACCAGTGAGCTATTACGCACTCTTTTAAGGATGGCTGCTTCTAAGCCAACCTCCTGGTTGTCTTCGCAACTGAACATCCTTTCCCACTTAGCACACGCTTAGGGGCCTTAGTTGATGGTCTGGGCTGTTTCCCTCTCGACAATGAAGCTTATCCCCCACTGTCTCACTGCCACGCTGAACCTTACCGGCATTCGGAGTTTAGTTGACGTCAGTAACCCGGTGGGGCCCATCAGCCATCCAGTAGCTCTACCTCCGGCAAGAACCACGCAACGCTGCACCTAAATGCATTTCGGGGAGAACCAGCTATCACAGAGTTTGATTGGCCTTTCACCCCTAACCACAGGTCATCCCCTCCATTTTCAACTGAAGTGGGTGCGGGCCTCCACGCGCTCTTACACACGCTTCACCCTGCCCATGGCTAGATCACTCCGCTTCGGGTCTAGGACACGCGACTGAAACGCCCTATTCGGACTCGCTTTCGCTACGACTACCCCACAACGGGTTAACCTCGCCACGCACCGCTAACTCGCAGGCTCATTCTTCAAAAGGCACGCCATCACCCCAACAAGGAGGCTCTGACGGATTGTAAGCACATGGTTTCAGGTACTATTTCACTCCCCTCCCGGGGTACTTTTCACCATTCCCTCACGGTACTATCCGCTATCGGTCATCAGGAAGTATTTAGCCTTACCAGGTGGTCCTGGCAGATTCACACGACATTCCACGAGTACCGTGCTACTCGGGTATATGCACAACGTTGGGGCCACATGTTTCGTCTACGGGACTCTCACCCACTCCGGTACTGTTTCCCACCAGCTTCGACTACACGCAGCACACATCAACGTTCCGGTCATGCTGGACCGAACACGCATACCCCACAACACCAAGCCAGCAACACCAGCACGTTTGACACTGACAAGGTTTAGGCTCTTCCAGTTTCGCTCGCCACTACTCCCGGAATCATATTTTATTTTCTCTTCCTACGGGTACTGAGATGTTTCACTTCCCCGCGTTCCCCCCACACACCCTATATATTCAGATGCGGGTCACCACACTCTCATGTGGCGGGGTTTCCCCATTCGGACACCCTCGGATCACAGCCCGTTTATCGGCTCCCCGAGGCTTATCGCAGATTTCCACGTCCTTCATCGGCTCCTGATGCCAAGGCATCCACCATGCGCTCTTACACACTCATACCAACCACAATGAAGTCAGTCGATAATTGTGTGCGCGAAAAAAACACTTTCGGATTTCACAAGAAAAATCACATTACATAAACAACACACACAAGTGTGTTGTTGATGCTCGCGTCCACTATACGATTCTCAAACCACTACCAAACACCACCCACACCCACACTGCTACAGCAGTATGACCATGACCTGGGTCGGTCCGTTAGATTGAAACCACC
This window harbors:
- a CDS encoding BCCT family transporter, with the protein product MLNRLHDSLRLRTNPAIFFSSAAVIILFVLGTIFFTDALDAGVSVASDWLLRNLGWFYILGVTVFLVFLIYIAASRYGRAKLGPDNEAPEHSNGAWFAMLFAAGIGSILMFWGVAEPVSHFGDPPRASLGIEPGSVEAAVDAMNFTYYHFTLHTWTIFTLPALCFAYFIHKRNLPPRVSSIFQPILGERIHGPIGKTIDVVAIIGTVFGVAVSIGLGTLQINGGLAQVLGIPENALWQLIIIGVVCGLATISVSLGLDKGIKVLSNINIVVAILLLIFIIVLGPTLFMARGIFESLGTYIQSLPELALWNDTFADTGWQSSWTVFYWAWTITWSPFVGIFIARISRGRTIRQFVIGVLAIPSAFSVIWFGVFGYASFDIEMNKGGGLVDRVVGDGDIPGALFAFLEHYPLSGVVSIIAIIIVVIFFVTSVDSAALVVDTMNNGHEDFNPLPQRIFWALAVAVVTAALLVFSGSGGLEALQSTIILVGLPFFVIAYFQIYALMRALREDAGDLPRVRMRRWKKVLPPEEVERREGDDEFGHEYDDEVEVVTAPEPVEPAPTFRDPYADPAKGKGKGKRPSTLASRTGSAEKSSSEGTGQE
- a CDS encoding aldehyde dehydrogenase family protein, which encodes MPNTLFIDGQWVSAQSGGIREIHNPADGSFVAEVDEASPADTELAIAAARRAYDSGVWSSVPASERGDLLLKFASVLRERKAEFARAESLDTGKRYVESEIDMDDIANCFDYFGKLAANDAGRVVDAGTDTVASRIVHEPVGVCALITPWNYPLLQAAWKIAPCLAAGNTFILKPAELTPHTAILTLQVLEELGLPAGVGNLILGAGADAGAPLSTHDDIDMVSFTGGLVTGRLLAANAAATVKKIALELGGKNPNVVFADADFEAAVDNALNAAFVHSGQVCSAGARLIVEDSIAEKFVDRLVERAQQIRLGGPFDDNAETGPLISAAHRDKVTAYVDKGVAEGARVRCGGTWGEGELEKGYYYLPTILDQVERGMSVVSDEAFGPVVTVETFSSVDEAVEIANDTYYGLAGAVWSQDAGKTQLVAQRLRHGTIWINDFHPYLPQAEWGGYKQSGSGRELGPTGLAEYQEAKHIYQNLEPAVTGWFPDHSK
- a CDS encoding GMC family oxidoreductase; protein product: METTHSFDYVVVGGGSAGAAVAARLSEDPEVSVGLLEAGPTDVGQDMVLRLNRWMELLESGFDWDYPIEKQEHGNSFMRHARAKVLGGCSSHNSCIAFWAPREDLDDWETKFGATGWGSKDTFGLYKKLETNELPGDHHGHDGPVHLMNVPPADPCGIALLDACEQEGIPRVQFNEGKTVINGANFFQVNRKADGTRSSSSVSYLHPILDRENLTILTDTQAKELEFDAEENCTGVLVVNNAFGHTKRIEAKREVIVSSGAINTPQLLMLSGIGPKDHLAEVGVDVRVDSPGVGEHLQDHPEGVISWEAKKPMVEDSTQWWEAGIFTPTEEGLDRPDLMMHYGSVPFDMHTLRQGYPTAENTFCLTPNVTHARSRGTVRLRSRDFRDKPHVDPRYFTDPEGHDMRVMIAGIRKARAIVSQDAMSEWAGEELFPGKDVQTDAQIEDYITRTHNTVYHPVGTARMGAADDQSSPLDPQLRVKGVNRLRVVDASAMPEITTVNPNITVMMMGEKCAEMIKAGN